One Glycine max cultivar Williams 82 chromosome 4, Glycine_max_v4.0, whole genome shotgun sequence DNA segment encodes these proteins:
- the LOC121174742 gene encoding thaumatin-like protein 1, with protein sequence MQQELENAKQVTGGRLECEGNGSAPPTSLFEITLGAGNGQDYYDVSMVDGNNLPLLALPRGVYGGVCNATGCITDINRGCPRELQLLGGHQNQQVVGCRSACEAFKTDKYCCRNTCKPSYYSTIFKKACPRSYSYAFDDGTSTFTCKAYEYDIVFCPNSNGYTLYIISLKFD encoded by the exons CCAAACAGGTGACTGGGGGAAGGCTGGAATGTGAGGGAAATGGTTCTGCTCCTCCTACCTCACTGTTTGAGATAACACTTGGTGCAGGTAATGGACAAGACTACTATGATGTTAGCATGGTAGATGGCAACAATTTGCCATTACTCGCTCTACCACGAGGTGTATATGGTGGTGTCTGTAATGCCACAGGTTGTATTACTGATATTAATAGAG GTTGTCCAAGAGAACTTCAATTACTAGGAGGCCATCAAAACCAACAGGTAGTCGGGTGTAGGAGTGCTTGTGAGGCATTCAAGACAGACAAGTATTGCTGCAGAAATACGTGCAAGCCTTCCTATTATTCAACCATTTTCAAGAAGGCTTGTCCAAGATCTTATAGTTATGCCTTTGATGATGGCACAAGCACTTTCACTTGCAAAGCATATGAATACGATATTGTTTTCTGTCCCAACAGCAACGGGTATACACTATACATCATCTCACTCAAATTCGATTAA